A region of the Stieleria neptunia genome:
TTGGGCGAATCCAAAAGTTTTCTCGGGAGAACGCGAGGCGTGGATGGCTCGGTCGCACCACTCGTTCTACATCAGCGGGATCTTTACACGACGCAGCGGTCGAAGCGATTGGCCGACTTGAAGTCGGCCAATCGAAAGTGGTTGAAGCCTCAGGCCAGCTTCGCCACTTAGTCGCCTTGTTTGCTTGCCACTACCAGGTCCACGTCTCCGCCATCGCTGGGCAAGAACAAGCGGTATTCGATCGCGGGGCTAGCAGACATCACCGCCGAAAGGATTTCTTGTTGGGCGAGAGCTCTTTCTAACAATGCCTTTCGATTTGGGATCGTGTTTTGCGTCAGCCGTTTGACCTTTGAAACCAAAGCCTTTCCACGGAGTGAAGTGAAGGTCATTTCTTGTCGAATCTTCTGTTGTTCCATCATGCCTTGGATATTGATACCGATTCGCTGGATGGCACTCTCTAGCCTCGAATACTGCTGCGTAAGATTTCCGTATTCCTGTTTGGCACTTTCGACATTGCTTTGGGCTGCGGCGAGATCACGTTCAAGCGTCGAGATCGCCGTTTCCAATTCGCCAGCAGTGATGCCACGGTATCGCCCCGATTGGTGCATAAGTGGGCGAACAATGACCTCCGGAGCCTGATTTCCAATACGGAAGATGATGTCCAAGCAGATTAAGTGCGAGTTGTCCAGATAGATTCTCGCTCTCTCTCCAACGGCAAGCTGACTCGGCAAGCCCTTGGCGTTGGCAATGCCATGCAGCGATCCCAATTCGATCCGCAGCTTCTGTTGATCAACCTGCGCCGGTAGCGTTAGTTCAGTGACCTGTTCCCCGATCAGAAAGTTTACCGGCAACAAATTGTTTCGCATCAGCTGTTGCAGTCGGATGGAATGGCTGTGCACACCGCTCTTTAGAATGAGGGTCAGGTCAAAAAGACTCGGGTGAAAACGAAGGCCGCGAGCGGGAGTCCAGATAAACCGGAGCTGATCGTTCTCGACAAAGAAGTAACCGACGTCGATTTTGCGGTTCCGTGCGTCGGACACCAGGATGGGCCATCCCAAAACTTCATCAAGACGAGTCGAAGTTGCCAGCGATACCTTCGTGAACGCGTCTCGGCCGGCGACGGTTGAAGCCATGTCACTTGACCGGTTCGCTTGCAGAGTCAAACGCCATGACGGGGTGGTTCGGGAATCGACATAGCCCAGTTCGATGGGCATCATCGTCCCAAGCGGAGGCAACGCTGCTTCGAAGGCAAGCTGATTGAACGGGTTGATGGTCGACAATTCCGTCGCAAAGTGTCGATCACGGATGCTCCTCAAGCCATCTAAAGCAGGTTCAATTTGACCGTAAATCCCCACGTACATTTGCACGGCACCCAACGGATCGTCTTGAGCCAAGGCATCCGCTTCATAAAGCTTCCTGGCGATCTCTTCTTTCATCCTCAATGCATCGGTGTCACGAAGGATTGAGCCGACAACCTGTTGATAATGCTGGCGTTGGCCTTCGTTCTCGTCTTTTTCAGGCAACGCCTGCAACTCGTCGATGATCGCGGTGAACTGTTGACTTGCGGCTCTGACTCGATCGTCTTTAAGGAACTTGATGGCGGGACCACGCAGGTATTTCTCGGCTTCCTGCAGACGACTTCGAACCTCCTCAGTGATCGATTCCATTTGACTGGTCAGTTTGGGCCAATGTCGAGAGTCGGACGCTGCAATTTGGTTTGTCATTGCCGCGGCCCGTTTCGTGAAAGCCGTATCCTTAAAGAAAGTGTCCCACTCCCGCTGGTGCTTCACATCATCTGGCCAAGCGTTTTTCCACCGTTTTCCCCAGTCCTGCCATTTGGCTAAGAGTTTCCCGTATTCGTCTCGTTCCTTCGTGAATGCCTCCCAGTCCGGCTGGTACCGGAGAATCGCCTCCGCCTTTTTGGCTGCCAGCTCGAGGTTCTGCAGTCCTTCTTGGAATTGCTGGGTCGCCTGTTCGAACTTTCGATCTGCTACCAGTGCGTTTGCCGCAGCGAAATCAGCTTTCGCCTCGTTCCAATTCGTTAGCTCTAGGACCGCCGGAACCGTTTCTCCTTCCGGAAAATCATCGCGGTATTTGCGGAAATGTTCGTCGGCAAAGTGATGGGCGTACTCATTCAAACATAAATTCGCATCACCGTAGGCCCGTTTTGCTTGCTCAAAGACTTCTTTGGCGTCCTCGTATTGCCCTTGGGCATAAAAGGTCTCTGCGGTATCCCAGGACCGCTTCGCAAGCGCCAGACTGGGCGGCGCAACTTCCGATAATTCTCTGGGCAATTCCTCAACAGTGGTCAGCCAAACGGCATGGGCGTTTTCGGCATCTGACCGGGCTTCCGAAGCCCGATCGCGGTCTTCTGCTGGCCAAAGCGGGTAGGTGACCGACAGCCCCAAAATCAATGCCACAACCGCGGCCAAAGCTCGGACCGGGATCGCCCCGAGTCGCTTACGGATCAACGCATCTCGAAAGGCCCTGATATCGCCGAATCGATGATCGGGTTCGACCGACAGGCCACGCGCGATCACTCGGGAGACTCCCGCCCCAACGTTTCTGCGGATCTTGTGAATGGGTTCCGCGCCGGCGTCTGGCACGCTGCCGGTAAACATCTCGTACAGTACCACTGACAGGGCATAC
Encoded here:
- a CDS encoding serine/threonine protein kinase, which gives rise to MKLPPVDAGTRGDEATKTAIEKLKNGYVLANRYEIRERIGVGRMGAVFSAFDCVRHEMVAVKVFRPSLIKNPHLKEQLLSEAKIASTLTHENILRVFDFQQTDGLTFMTTELLEGRTLRSELNDRQTHNRQTKKTEILRWASQMCDALEYAHGQTVHRDVKPENIWIGADGTVKLMDFCIASVITSTEKNGKIKPGGNTHYVSPEQLSGHELDSRADQYALSVVLYEMFTGSVPDAGAEPIHKIRRNVGAGVSRVIARGLSVEPDHRFGDIRAFRDALIRKRLGAIPVRALAAVVALILGLSVTYPLWPAEDRDRASEARSDAENAHAVWLTTVEELPRELSEVAPPSLALAKRSWDTAETFYAQGQYEDAKEVFEQAKRAYGDANLCLNEYAHHFADEHFRKYRDDFPEGETVPAVLELTNWNEAKADFAAANALVADRKFEQATQQFQEGLQNLELAAKKAEAILRYQPDWEAFTKERDEYGKLLAKWQDWGKRWKNAWPDDVKHQREWDTFFKDTAFTKRAAAMTNQIAASDSRHWPKLTSQMESITEEVRSRLQEAEKYLRGPAIKFLKDDRVRAASQQFTAIIDELQALPEKDENEGQRQHYQQVVGSILRDTDALRMKEEIARKLYEADALAQDDPLGAVQMYVGIYGQIEPALDGLRSIRDRHFATELSTINPFNQLAFEAALPPLGTMMPIELGYVDSRTTPSWRLTLQANRSSDMASTVAGRDAFTKVSLATSTRLDEVLGWPILVSDARNRKIDVGYFFVENDQLRFIWTPARGLRFHPSLFDLTLILKSGVHSHSIRLQQLMRNNLLPVNFLIGEQVTELTLPAQVDQQKLRIELGSLHGIANAKGLPSQLAVGERARIYLDNSHLICLDIIFRIGNQAPEVIVRPLMHQSGRYRGITAGELETAISTLERDLAAAQSNVESAKQEYGNLTQQYSRLESAIQRIGINIQGMMEQQKIRQEMTFTSLRGKALVSKVKRLTQNTIPNRKALLERALAQQEILSAVMSASPAIEYRLFLPSDGGDVDLVVASKQGD